The window CATCACGCTTTCCAGGAGCGAGGCCAGTTCCAGCTTGGTGCGTTCAGCGGGGCGATTGGTGTCACGGACAAAGGCCAAGGCCGCCGAGATCATGGCTTCCATCTGGTCGATATCTGCCGCGAGCTTGGTCCGGACCTCATCAGGAGTCGCCTCGATCCTGAACCTCAAGCGGGTCAAAGGCGTTCGCAAATCGTGGGCGATCGCCCCGATCATGGCGGTCCGGTCTTCGACATAACGGCGGAGGCGCTCCTGCATCATGTTGAAAGCCTTGGCGGCTGCGATGACCTCGGTTGACCCGGAAAGGTCCAGGGGTGCCGCTCGCGGATCACGACCCAGTCGCTCGGCCGCATCGGCGAAGGCGCTGATCGGCTCGGCAAGTCGGCGAGCGAACAACCAGGCCAGGGGGGCCACGGCCAGCACCGACAGAACCAGGATCAGCAGGATCCTTTGCTGCCAGCTGTCGAAACGGAAGCTTGGCTTGGGCTCGACAACCATCCAGGTGCCGTCCTGTTGCCGTACGCCGAGTTTGAAATCCCCGAAAATGAAGGGTTCATCGCGAGGCGGGGCGGCACGAGCGCCGGGCTCGCCAGCCGGCGTGGGCCGGCGCGCGATAGACGGATCACGGGGATCAACTGGGCGACCCTGACGTCCTGGTTCGCCTGGATCGCCAGTGCCGCCAGGTTTTTCAGCGGAAGAAGCCTTGAAGCGACGGACGAAGAAGCGCGGTCCGTTGTCTGTGACGATCTCGATGCGCTCGGGTGCGACATCGAGGGCCCGGCCGATTCCGGCCTTGAATTCGGCGCGTCGGGCGGAGTCGGGGCCTCCTGACGGCATGTTGGCACGCGGCTGCACAACCAGCGCACGGCCGTCGCGGGGCTGAACCATGTGCCCGGTCTTCAGGGCGCGCGCGATCTCAGACAGCCGATAGAGTTCGGGCGGGGGCGGCGGCAGTGTGAAGATGACCGCGATAGCGATCAGTTGAGCCGCTACCAGGGTCAGCGTCACCAGTCCTAGCGCCTGCACGAACAGGGGCGCGCTGCGGCGATGCGGGCTCATGGTGTGCGCAAGACCTTGGCGGTGAACATGTAGCCTTCGCTTCGGATCGTGCGGATGAGCTCACTGCCGCCGCCATCGTCCAGCTTTCGCCTTAGACGGCTGATCTGGACATCGATGGCGCGGTCATAGGCATCGGACTCCCGGCCGCGGGCCAGGTCCAGGAGCTGGTCTCGGGTCAGGACCCGCTGGGGGCGCTCGACAAAGGCGCGAAGCAGGGAAAACTCGCCGCTGGACAGGTTCACGACCACAGCCTGGGGCGAGCGCAATTCGCGGCGAACCAGATCCAGTCGCCAGCCGGCAAATTCACAGGCTGCGCCGATGCCGTCATCACTGTTCCGCGGCTCCTGCCGACGCCTTAGTACCGCTCGAATGCGCGCCAGCAGTTCCCGCGGATTACAGGGTTTGGGCAGATAGTCATCCGCCCCGAGTTC of the Caulobacter henricii genome contains:
- a CDS encoding ATP-binding protein; translation: MSPHRRSAPLFVQALGLVTLTLVAAQLIAIAVIFTLPPPPPELYRLSEIARALKTGHMVQPRDGRALVVQPRANMPSGGPDSARRAEFKAGIGRALDVAPERIEIVTDNGPRFFVRRFKASSAEKPGGTGDPGEPGRQGRPVDPRDPSIARRPTPAGEPGARAAPPRDEPFIFGDFKLGVRQQDGTWMVVEPKPSFRFDSWQQRILLILVLSVLAVAPLAWLFARRLAEPISAFADAAERLGRDPRAAPLDLSGSTEVIAAAKAFNMMQERLRRYVEDRTAMIGAIAHDLRTPLTRLRFRIEATPDEVRTKLAADIDQMEAMISAALAFVRDTNRPAERTKLELASLLESVMDEAAETGGQAAVEQAERIVIEGDSIALKRLIVNLVDNALKYGHSARGRIFAQGDTAIIEIDDDGPGIPPAELDRVFEPFFRGEPSRNRETGGIGLGLAVVRSLARAHGGDVTLTNRPGGGLRASVRLPI
- a CDS encoding response regulator; this translates as METVPNTGFAADPESLRHATSRILIVDDDPGIRDVVSDFLGRHGYAVETASDARTMEQVLARGPVDLIVLDVMLPGEDGLAICRRLSAQDGPAIIMLSAMGDETDRIVGLELGADDYLPKPCNPRELLARIRAVLRRRQEPRNSDDGIGAACEFAGWRLDLVRRELRSPQAVVVNLSSGEFSLLRAFVERPQRVLTRDQLLDLARGRESDAYDRAIDVQISRLRRKLDDGGGSELIRTIRSEGYMFTAKVLRTP